The genomic window CCGAATCTAGTGCGCCGAGTGCGCCACAAAGCGCTTCGAAAGAAAGTAGTGGCGTTTTTGTTACTTCACCAATGGTAGGGACTTTCTACCGCTCGCCAAGCCCAGGCGCGGCTCCCTATGTGAATGTTGGGGATATTGTGAAAAAGGGGCAAACCGTTGGGATTATCGAAGCAATGAAAATTATGAATGAAATCGAAGCAGATTTTGACTGCAAAATTGTCGCGCTTGAAGTCAATGATGGGCAACCGGTAGAATATGGTGCAAATCTCATCAAAGTCGAAAAACTCTAAGGCAAAGTAATGAGTATTGAGAAAAAGAATATACAAAAGATTCTTATTGCAAACCGCGGTGAAATCACGCTACGCGCAATTAGAACAATTCAGGAAATGGGAAAAGAGGCAATCGCTATCTATTCAACCGCAGACAAAGATGCCTATTATCTTGATGTAGCAGATGCAAAAATCTGCGTAGGTGGGGACAAATCGAATGAGAGCTATCTCAATATCCCAGCAATTATGAGCGCGGCAGAGCTTTTAAAAGCTGATGCGATTTTTCCGGGTTATGGATTTTTAAGTGAGAATCAAAACTTTGTGGAGATTTGCTCTCATCACGGCATAGAGTTTATTGGTCCAACCGCTGATGTTATGGTGCTAATGAGCGATAAATCGAAAGCAAAAGATGTAATGAAAGAAGCGGGTGTGCCGGTGATTTTAGGAAGTGATGGTGCGCTTAAGGACTATAAGGAGGCGCAAAAAATCGCTGATGAAATTGGCTATCCCGTGATTCTAAAGGCTGCTGCGGGTGGTGGTGGTAGAGGTATGCGCGTGGTAGAAAAGCCAGAAATGCTTAAGAATCTCTATCTCGCGGCTGAATCTGAAGCTGTTAGCGCATTTGGTGATGGCACAATCTATATGGAGAAATTTATCCGCAATCCTAAACATATTGAGGTGCAGATTCTAGCCGATAAGCACGGCAATGTGTTGCATATCGGTGAGCGCGACTGCTCCGCACAAAGACGTCAGCAAAAACTCATCGAAGAATCTCCAGCAATTGTACTTAAACCTGAAGTGCGCAAAAGGCTTCTTGAAACCGCAGTAAAAGCAGCGCAATACATCAAATATGTGGGCGCGGGGACTTTTGAGTTTTTACTCGATGCGAATTATGAGGATTTCTATTTTATGGAGATGAATACACGCTTACAGGTCGAACACACCGTGAGTGAAATGGTAAGCGGACTTGATTTGGTGGAGTGGATGATACGCATAGCAGAGGGAGAGAAGCTCCCAAATCAAGAAAGCATTAGCTTTAAAGGACATTCTATTGAGTGCCGAATCACCGCCGAAGATCCAGAAAAATTCTACCCTTGCCCGGGTAAAATCACAAAATGGGTAGCACCGGGTGGGGCGAATGTGCGCCTTGATACTCACGCGTATGGTGGATATGTCGTGCCAATGCACTATGATTCTATGATTGGCAAACTCATCGTGTGGGGCAAGGATAGAACCCAAGCCATTAATCGTATGCACCGAGCTTTGAGGGAATTTTGTGTCGAGGGCGTAAAAACAACTATTCCCTTTCACATCAAGATGATGCAAAATCGAGATTTTATTGCTTCAAATATTCACACGAAATATTTGGAACAAAATATGCTTAATTTAGAGCAGTAGGCGAGGATGAGGATTTATTTTACTTAAAGGAGCAAGTATGAAAATTAGCAATACAACACAAAAGCTCGCCCAAGAAGAACTAAGAAGAGACGAGCTAAAAAAACAAGACAATAAGGTAAAGCAAACTCAAGCCGCGCAAAAAAGTGCTGTTGCAAGTAGTGTGGGCAAAAGTGCAGATACAAGCGAGATGAGCAATAACCCACTTGCACAGGATATTAAGAGGATTAATAGCGACATCGGTAAGCTTCAGGTCGCGCAAAAATCACTCAAATCCATAGAGCCAGATGCAAAGAAAATACTAGAACTTTCTAAGGATTATGAGGAAAGCCTAGACAAAACAGAACAAAGTAGCATAAAAGAAGAAATAAGCACATTAAAAAAAGGTATAGAATCTATACTCAAAGGGGCTACTTTTGAGGGTTCTAGCGTATTTAATAAAAACATCAAGGACAACAAAGAGCGAGTGATTTTTGACGCACAAAAACTTGATACAAAGCTCATAAATAATGACGCACAAAAGTTTTATGATGTATTAAAGGAGCAACAAAGTCAGATTCAAGACGCTATCCAAACCCTGCAAGGACAAGCGCAAGAAAGCACAGGCAAACTTGCTTCAAAGGACATTAAGATAGATAAAAATCACAGCACAGAAAGCACTGATGGTTCATTCCTTAAGAAATTTAGCTCACTTTTCCGCGCCTCGCACAATGCAGAAAAATTAAACAATCAGCGAGTGCAAGAGCTTTTAGCTTAGTTTGCCCTAGATTCAAAAGTAATGCCTGTGATACCTTATAGTAGGCAACTCATCGAGCAAGACGATATAGACGCACTTTGCTCTCTTGCACGCTCATCTCATCTCACACAAGGCAATATGACAAAAATCTTTGAAACCGCGATATGTGAAAAATCTAACGCACAATATGCCATTACCTTTAATTCCGCTACCTCCGCACTATATGCGCTTTATGGCGCCTTTATGTATAAATATTTCCCGCAGTATTTAGATTCTAAAAATTCCCAAACAAATACATTCATAGAGGAAATATATTTTGTTACCTCGCCCATAAGCTTTGTGGCTACGACTAATATGATGCTGCAGTGGGGGATTAAACCCATTTTTTGTGATGTAAAGAGCGATGGCAATATTGATGAAAATATCTTAGAAACCTTGCTCACCACGCATAGCAAACGAGATTCTATAAAGGCGATTGTAAGCGTGGATTATGCTGGTAAAAGTGTAGAGATAGAATCCTTACGTGCAATCGCAAACAAACATAATCTTTTATTGTTTTCCGATAGCTCCCATTCATTTGGTGGTAGCTACAATGGCTCTCCTATAGGCTCTCTCGCCGATGCGACTATTTTTAGCTTCCACGCGGTAAAGCCTATCACAACCGCAGAGGGCGGTGCATTAGTAACTAATGATAAAGATTTAGCGCATTATGCGAGGCTTTTGCTCTCTCACGGCGTGGAAAAGCAGGGTTTATGGCACTATGACTGCACACTTGCTGGTATGAATTTTCGTCTAAGTGATCTTGGCTCGGCACTCGGGCTTAGTCAGTTTCAAAAGATTGAACGTTTTATCGCACATCGCCATCAAATCGCACTTTTTTATGATGAGTTTTTTAAGGACAATATACACTTTCATACCATTCCCATAGATTCACACATTGTGAGCACTCATCATCTCTACCCGATTTTGCTACTCCCACACCTCCATACTCATAAGGAGCAAATCTTTAAATCCTTACAGGCACAAGGACTTGGTGTGCAGGTGCATTACAAACCCATTTATCAATTTAGCCTTTATAAGAATCTTTTTGGTGAGATGAGTTTGCCTAATGCCGATAATTTTTATCTCTCTACCCTCTCTATCCCTTGTCATCAGGCTTTGAGTATGGAACAGGCACAAGATATAGCCAATATTGTTTTGAAAGAATGCAATAAAATCCGCTAATCCACAAAGCGCAAAAAAGCCATCGCTACTCATAGATTTAAACAATACACAATAGATTCAAAAAAGCACCAAACTCGCTTAATCCTCGCATACGCGCATAAAACAATGTATTATTTACTTTCTTTCAATACAATTTAGCATATATTGTTCATTTCATTACACAATGGAGATTATTATGTTTAATCGTCTCTCGCTTCGAATCAAATTAGCTTCTCTTGTCTTTGCTTCCACTATTAGTTTTGCTGTGCTTGTTGTATTTGTATTTGTCGAACAAGAAGAACTCGCACAGCAAGCAAGTGATCATTTATATCAAGTCATTCAAACAGAAGTCGAGCAACGTATAAAACTCTCTACAGATTTACTCGCAGAGTCGCTTGGCACACTCGTCAAGGGACGTAATGAAGCCGAGCAGATTCGCATTATCGCTGAAGCCATAGAGGATTTTCGCTTTGAAGATGATAAATCTGGTTATTTTTTCGCCTATAAAGAATATGTCCCTGTGGCTCACCCTACGCGCAAAGACTTAATTGGCAAATCTCTTGCGCAGACCAAAGATGCAAATGGCGTATATTATGTGCGAGAGCTTTATGATAGCGCAAAAACGCAGACAAAAGAGGGAAAATTCGTGCATTTTGTGTTTTCAAAGCCTATGCCTAATGGTTCTTTAGATAATGCACCAAAAATCGCCTATGCCGCGCTCATACCAAACACACAAGATATTTGGCTATCTACTGGCGTATATATAGATACCCTAGGCATTTATACACAGGATATTTCATCGATTCTTATAGATTTGGTGCATAGCACAATGGGAGAGGCTGTCATCATAGGCTTATGTGTATTTATTTGTGTGTTTGTGCCACTGATTATACTTTTCTACCGCTCATTGTTTAGGAGCGTTCGTGTCTTGCGAGAGAACTTGACTTTATTCTTTAAATATCTTAGCCACGAGAGCACTAAGATAGACATCATTGAGCTTGAAGGCAAAGATGAGTTTGCGCAAATGGTGCGTGATATTAAAGAAAATATCAAAGATGTAACCACAGGCTTAGAGCAAGACCAAAAGCTTGTAAAGCAGTCTTTGCAGGTTATTGAAAGGGCAAAACAAGGATATGCTGACACGCTTATTGAACTTAAAGGACATAATCCCGAATTGAATAAATTACGAGATTCTATGAATGACCTTTTAGAACTTCTCCAAAATGCGGTAGGAAAGAATCTCCCAGAGATTGTTCGTGTATTCGATAGCTATACTAAACTAGACTTCACCACAGAAGTAAAAGATGCAAGTGGTAGAGTAGAAGTTGTTACAAATACTCTAGGCGAAGAGATTAGAAAAATGCTCTCTACAAGTGCTGCCTTTGCTCAAACATTAGGTAATGAAGCACAAGGCTTACAAGAAGCAGTGAATAAACTCACAAATCTTACAAACTCTCAAGCAAGTAGCTTAGAACAAACAGCTCAAGCAGTAGAAGAAATTACTTCATCTATGCAAAATGTAAGCAGTAAGACAAGTGAAGTCATTCAACAAAGTGAAGATATTAAAAATGTCATTGGCATTATTAGAGACATTGCAGACCAAACAAACTTACTTGCTCTTAATGCAGCAATAGAAGCTGCACGTGCAGGAGAGCACGGAAGAGGATTTGCTGTTGTTGCTGATGAAGTAAGAAAACTAGCAGAGCGCACTCAAAAATCTCTAGGTGAGATTGAAGCCAATACAAATCTCTTGGTTCAATCTATTAATGATATGGGTGAATCTATTAGAGAGCAAACAACTGGTGTTACTCAAATTAATGATGCTATATCACATTTAGAATCTGTAACACAAGAGAATGTTGAGATTGCTAATGCAAGCTCAGAGATTAGTGAAAGAGTAGATAAAGTAGCTAAAGATATTCTAGATGATGTGAATAAGAAGAAGTTCTAAGCTCTAAGTAGGGCTTAAAAGTTTGCTTGGCTCTAGTAGCTAAGAGTCATCAAAAACTAGGGCTTTATCTAAAGACTTTAGCTCTATGGGCTATGAGCTAATAGATGAAGTTTTAGACTAAAAGTCTCTAGTGGCTCTTATGTCCTCTATGATAGAAAAATTTAAAGCAACCAATTTGCTTTAAATCCCAAAGACTACTCTTGCCCTAGTAAGTATGCTATTGGATAAAAGAAATGCTTAACTCATTAAAATAGGGATTGTGCCTAAGATAGAAAGAGCACTAGCCATAGCTCTTGCGAGATTCTATAAAGATTTAATATTCTTTAGGGTAGAAAGAAAAGAGCAATCTAACCAAAAGAGGCTTTATTATAAAACACACAAAAGATTATCTCAATTCCCCAAACATCATTAGCCATAAACCAAAGTAATAAGATAAGATTGTTAAGCTTCCCAAAACTCATAAAGGCTAAAATAACGATGTATCCCATAAAAACTATAACTAAAATAATTCCTAAAGGGTTTTTATGATGCTTCAAGACTCTTGGGCTTCTTTGAGAAATGCCACTCCATATATTAAGATGAATAAATAATGCTACTTACTCAAAATGGAATTTGTGTGCTATGAGCTTGGCTCTTTGAAAATGCTCCTTATTTAAAGATTCTTATAAGATTTATCAAATCTCACTTCTTTTAGAAACTTTGCCAAAGTATATTAGAATAAGAAAGACATTAAAGCAAATAAGTAGCATTTACTTATTTGCTTTAATGTCTTTGTGATACTTACTTATCTTTGCTTTACTTTTATATATAAACAAAATACTTTATAAAAGCTTTATCCTTATATTTAGAATAATCTACTCCATAGAAATGGCTTTTAATAAGGATTTAGAATCTAGCTTAGGCAATCCTTGAAAACGAGTAAAAACAATAAAGATAAAGCACAAGTAAAAGCATTAAGGAATCTAGGATAAATGGCTATTATTCTAAGAATGATGATAAAGTCATAAGGAGAATGATTAAGTGCAGTGGCAAAACCACAGAGCCACACTTATATATTTATCCCCTTTTATTTGAAATATACCGCTCACGCACTTAAAAAACTTTTTGTGAAAGAAAGATTCTATCTCATCTTACCTCTCACTTAGAATCTTCATCTTGCCATTTTCTACGACTACATACATATCTTTCTTGCCATTTGAGTTAAAGCTTGGTTTGCCATTGAGAAATGCCTTATAATCCTGCATAAAGCTTATGCGATACATATTGCGGTGCTCCTCATTTGGATAAATCGAAACATTTATATGTGAAATGTGTATGCTCTTGCTCTCATTCTTAGCAAAAATAAGCCTTTTATGCTCCTTAAATGCCTTGAAGCTCATACCATCTGGGCGATAGAAATTCTGCTCATCATAAAAGCTTAAATAAGTTTGCAAGTCGCTTTTTTGCCACACATTTTTCCATTGATACAAACTAGAGAGCACAATAGCAAGTTCATCGGTATTTGTTGGCTTAAACTTATCCTCATAAGTAATTAACATCGTTTTTTGCCAATCAATAAGCTTGTCATATTTTTTTAGAATCTCATTATCAATGGCGATACACCCGCGCGTATTAAGCTCTTCCCTATCACCATTAAGTGGTAAGCCGTGTATCCAGATTCCCCCGCCTGTCTTTTTCAAAGATCTATCATACACATTAGGATAGCTTGTAGCAAATGCGAGTGGTCCATAATATTGATCTAACCCCGTTAAACGCGCGTTCAAATCATATGAGCCAATGGGTGTGGTTAAATCGCCCTCTTTTTTCTTATTCCCCTTACCCTTTGCCACAAGCGCACTTGAAGTGCCAAGCTCCTTTAGCTTTGCATTTTGCAATTCGTAAAGAGTGAGTGAGGGCATACTCTTGTTTGATACAAACAAAAATTTCATATCCTCAAAATATCCATATTCTGTGCTATTGTCCTTCAAATATTCCGCCCAATACTCCTTGTTGAGCAGATATTCCTCGAGTATGCCTTCCACCGCTCCTATACCATTTTTTTTGTATTCATTGACAAGCTTTAGCATTTGCGCATCAATACCAAACACGCTTGAGAACCCCACAGCTACGCACAAGAGCCATTTTACTAATGCATTCATTCTTCACTACTCCTTTTTGCATTATTCATTAAAATCATATCCAATTTTTTTCAACACATCTTTTTGTTTGCTCCAGCCTTTTTGCACTACCACATCAAGCTGTAAAAACACATTCTTGCCACTAAAAACCTGCATTTTTTCTCTCGCACCTATGCCTATGCGTTTGATGCTTGAGCCCTCCTTGCCAATCACAACCGCCTTTTGACTATGCTTTTCTACAATGATATGCGCGTGGATTCTATCAAGCTTTTGATTTTCTTTGAAGCTTTTTATCAGCACATCGGCTTCATATGGAATCTCATCGCTAAGATTCTCAAAAAGACTTTCCCGTATCATTTCTTTATAAATTTCTTTAAGATTTACAGGTGTAAGTAACTCTTCATCATAAAAAAATGGCGCAAAAGGTAAGTGCATAGCGACTTGACGCAAAATATAATCCCTATCAAATCCCTTTTTCACGCTTATAGGGATGAGCTCAAGAAAATACGTATCATAGGCTTGATACTGCGCGATTTTTAGCAAAAGCTGCTCCTTACTACAAGTATCACTTTTTGTTAAAAGCAGTATGTGTGCCAAACCACCACTTAGGCGCAAAAATTCCTCATAATGCGCCACCTCATCGCTCACAGGCGCGAGATAAAGTGCCAAATCACAATCCCCCATAGCCTTTAGGGCTTGTGAAAGCATATACTGATTCAAAAGCTTTTCATTATGATGAATACCCGGCGTATCCACAAACACAATCTGTGCGTGCAATGGAGGATATGGCACAATCATTTGCATTTGTTTGCGCGTGGCATTTGCCTTGTGTGATACAAGCGCAATCCTCTCTCCCAAAAGTGCATTAAGCAAAGTAGATTTTCCCGCATTTGGTCTGCCCAGTGTAGCGACAAACCCCGCACGAGTATGCGAATCCTGTGCCTTATGCTTTGGTAGAGGCTCTAGCGTAGGTTTTGAAGTATGTGTGGATTCCATAGATTCTAAAGTATATATCGCGCTAAATCAACATTCTCTACCAAATCCGCCAACGCCTCACGCACCATTTCACCACTTATCTCTACTTCCTTGCCCCTGTATTTATCCACATCAAAGCTAATATCCTCCAAAACTCGCTCTATGGTCGTGTGTAGTCGCCTTGCACCAATATCCTCTGTGCGCTCATTTGCATTATGTGAAAGCCGAGCCAACTCTCTAATCGCCTCATCGCTAAATTCAAGACATATATCCTCTGTATCAAGTAAAAGCTGATATTGCCGCAAAAGAGAACTTTTTGTTTGGGTGAGGATTCTATATAAACTCTCCTCATCAAGTGTGCTTAGCTCCACGCGCAATGGAAATCTTCCCTGCAACTCCGGGATTAAATCACTCGGTTTGCTAAAATGAAACGCTCCCGCCGCGATGAATAAAATATAATCTGTCTTAATCTGCCCATATTTAGTATTGACGACACTTCCCTCTACGATAGGGAGCAAATCCCGCTGTACACCCTCTTTGCTAGGGTCTTGCCTTGAGCTATCTTTATGCCCAAGTGCCACCTTATCAATTTCATCGATAAAAATCACACCGCTTTGCTCTGCTCTCCTTAGCCCCTCCGAGCGGATATTCTCCGTGTCAAGCACAGATTCTGTTGCTTCATTTGTGAGGGCTTCTTTCGCCTCTTTCACACTCATTTCTTTCTTAACTTTATCTTGCGTAACATTGAGCACTTTGAATATAGATTCTTGCATTTTAACCATATCCGGTGGGAGATTATCATCACTGATATTTTGTTTTTTGCTTATCTCCACTTCTATCATCAAGTCATCGACTTCACCCTTAATTACGCGCTGCTTCATTTTCGCAAAACTTATATCATACTCGCTTTTTTTCGCATCACTCGCGCCGCTTGGCAATGGTGGGAGCAGTTTTTGAGTAATTTTTTCGATGATATAGTCATTAATTTGCGCCTGTGCTTTTTGTCTATGCTCATTTTCGACAAGATTTACACTTGCAAGGACCAAATCCCTTACCATAGATTCTACATCTCGACCCACAAAACCCACTTCTGTGTATTTACTCGCCTCAACCTTCACAAAGGGCAATCCCATCATTTTTGCCATTCGTCTTGCAATTTCTGTCTTACCCACACCTGTTGAGCCAATCATAAGAATATTTTTTGGCGTAATCTCCTCCTGCACCTCTTTATCGAGCTTCATTCTTCTATAACGATTTCGTAAAGCAATGGCAACTGCCTTTTTTGCCTCATACTGACCGATGATGTAGCCATCAAGGTAGCTTACAATTTCTTTTGGTGTCATATTTTCTTTCATATACACTCCATTTTATAATTCCAAAATCTTAATCTGCGTATTTGTATAAATACATATCTCCCCTGCGATACGCAAAGATTGCTCAACAAGCTCCTTTGGTGCTAAATTGCTATGTGCATTTAATGCCCGAGCCGCACTTAATGCGTAATTCCCACCACTGCCGATAGCAGCGATTTGTCCATCTTCTGGCTCTACCACATCGCCACTTCCGCTTAAAATAAAGATATGCTCTTTATTAAGCACTATCATCATCGCTTCTAATTTACGCAGATATTTATCGCTTCGCCACTGCTTTGCAAACTCCATTACACTACGCACCAAGTCGCCCTTGCGCCCTTCCAAAATGCGCTCAAATGTATCAAAGAGGCTAAACGCATCGGCGGTGCTTCCAGCAAACCCACTAAGAATTTGCCCATTGTAAAGGGTGCGGATTTTTGTCGCATTCCCTTTTAATACACAATTTCCAAAGGTTACCTGCCCGTCTCCGCCAATAATTGCGCATTGTTTGCCATTATATTCGCCCCGAAAGCCAAGTATGGTGGTCGCCTCAAACATATTTATTCCTTAATGGATTTTATTGTAAGCTTGAGAGTTGCATTGATACTATGCCCCAATTTTACTTGCACTTCAAATTCCCCTGTGTGCTTTATGGCTTGAGGTATGTCAATATGCTTTTTATCAATCTCTATCTTGTGTTCGCTCAAAACCACAGCAATCTCATCTTTAGTAATTGAGCCAAAAAGCGTATCGTTCGCACCCACTTTTTTATGCAAAGTGAGTTTTAAAGATTCTATACTTTGTTTAAGTTGCTTGAGTTCTGCAATCTCTAGTGCCTCTATTTCTTGCTGTTTTTTGATTTGTGCTTTATATTTGTTTATTACCTCATTTGTTGCGCGCTGTGCCTTACCCTTAGCAATAAGAAAATTTTGACCATAGCCATCTTTTACCTCAACAATTTCTCCTTTTTTGCCACAACCCTGCACATTTTCTAAAAGCAAAACTTTCATATTTTCTCCATTTTGTTATAATGGGCGAAATTATAACTCAAAGTAGCCACATTTATGTTAAACATACTGCAAAAAACTTATCCAAATGCCCTATCAATCCACATTCAACACAAAAATATAGCCTACCCGCGCATTGTGATTAAAAACAATCTCTCTATGTATGTGCGCGTGCCACTACATTTTTCACATACGCGTTTGCTCGACTTTGTGATGAATAATCACTTGTGGATAGAATCCACACTGCATAAACTTAAAAACAATCGTATCAATTTACAAACTTGCCTAGAAAATCACAACAATCAAATACTTATTTTTGGCAAATGGTATAAATTGCATCAAATCCACACCTTATCCCCTCAAGCACTCAATTTAAGCCCCAACACATTAGATTCTATCCCAAAGACTTCTTCACTACAAGCAAGGCTTAAGGCTTTACTTTTTGCCTACATTGGCATCAAGGTAGATTCACAAGCAATGCTTATGGGCTTAGAATATCGCTCGGTGAAAATCACTCAAGCCCTATCACGCTTTGGGAGTTGTAGCGGTAAAAACCGCCTCTGCTTTTCCTTTATGCTAATTTTTGCCAAACAGACATTAATTGATTATGTGATTATCCACGAACTAGCCCATATCGTGCATAAAAATCACTCTAAAGCTTTTTGGAATCTTGTGATACAATACTGCCCTGATGCCAAAATATTGCGCGAAAATTTGCGACAAGAGGCTAGAATCTACCCCGCACTTTTACAATATCTAAAGGAGCTAGAATGAAGAATATTCTATGGAGTGTATGTATAGCTGCGAATCTATTTGCCGGAGAATGGGTGATGTTTTCAGATGGCAAAGACACCTATATCTACTCGCAAAATAGCGGAGAGATTTATATTCGTCATCATTTGGGTAAGAAAAATTATGAAGATATATTTGTCAAAATGCCCCGCGGTATGCTTCCTAATGAGATAAATAAAAATCAAGCAGCCACTGCACCCACCACACCAATGGCACCCACTAAACCAAACACAAATGCACTTAAAGATTTTCAGCTCGAGGCACTCAAAAAATCCCAAGAGATACTACACTCTGCTATTGAGTAGCTGTAATTTTTTTAAGCTCATTATAGAGAGCTAGAATCTGCTCCTTCTTTTCATAAAAGCTATTGTTATTAACCACAAGATACGCACTAGATTCCATAATCACTTCATCAATTTTAAGATTATTTTGCGCCATAGTGCTGCCAGTCTCCACAATATCTACAATCGCATCGCTTAAACCCACAAGCGGGGCTAACTCAATCGAACCATAGAGTTTCAAAGATTCGATAGACACAGCTTTGTTTGCAAAATATTTGCGCGTGATATTTGGCATTTTTGTCGCAATCTTTAACTTTGGCTTTTGATAATCTAGACTCTTTCCTACAGGTGAGCCAACCACAACCTTACACTTGCCAAAGCCAAGATTCAAAAGCCGCACGATATTAGCCTCTTGCTCCTCAATCACATCTAGTCCCACAATCCCCACATCAGCCGCCTGATGAAAGACATAGGTCGGCACATCTTGACTACGTACAAGCAAAAAAGTAAAATCATTATGTTCTAAAATTAATTTCCTATCGTCAAAAACAAAATTCCCACTATAAAGTCGTTCAAATAATGCTAAACTCTCTTGTGCTATGCGCCCTTTAGGCAAGGCTATTTTTATCATTTTTCTCTCCTTTCTCTTTTAGAATCTTCCAAATTTTTTAAAGTCTAATTCGCTCATATATGCTTTTGTAAGACTTTTTGCATACCCTTAAACACGAGCGTATTATCATAAATTGCGTTTTCAAAAAAACGTGCAAAAAACTTGCCATCACCCCCTGTGAAATACAATTTCTTTGTGCGTGAGGTATTTTTAATCATTAAAACCACGCTTTTAAGCACACCAAAACTTATGGCATCTGTCGTGTTTTGAGGGAGATTTGCTAGATTCACAGCCATTTCTATACTGCGGTCTAACACGGGCGAAATCTCCGCATACATCTTTCTATATGCCTCCAACCCGGGCATAATATAGCCACCGATATGTATGCCTGAATCCATCACATCAATCGTCATCGCGCTACCCGCGTCAATAATCACTCCATCATCAATCGCCCTGCACGCTGCCTTTCTATCCACGCCTAAGCCTGCATATCCGCTCTCTACCTCAATATGCCCACCTACATTTATACAATAGGGGTGCGAGGCAAGCAGACAGCGCTCAAATCGCTCATTCACGCTAATATAATAAATAGGAATATCGCTTCTTTTTTTTGTGAGCGAATATGGCTTTTCTTTCCATATCTTGCCATTATGGTAAAAATGCAAAAAAGTATTGCCTATATCACACAGAAGCATTATTAAAACCTCTTATATACTTTATCATAAAATATCGTATTTCGATTATAAAAAAGGCTTTTTTTCTTAGACAGATTATGCTTATATACCATAGGGGCAAAATCATCGAAACTTAAAGCGATGAGATAACCACCCTTTTCGAGCGTATAAAGCGTATTGTCTGCAATCACAATGCCACTTAGCACCGCAAAAGGCAGTCGCACCTTACGCAAGAGTTTCAAAGTATGATCAAACTCTAAAATCTCCCCCTCAATGCTAAGCACATATACCTTATTATCATAAAACAACACATCACGCGAATCTATATCATATTTAAAGCTCCTATCATCGATAATCGCACTCACTCTCTTTGCAGTCGCCGCCAAGAGATAATTATCTTTCGCATACATATAAATCACATTACTAAAAAACTTGTCACTTACGATTAAAATATCTTTAATAATCTTATTTTGTGCCTTATCATAGACAAGAATCTTTCCTTCCAAATCAGGAAAAATAACATACTTATCGCCAATTTGCGGTGAAGCAATATAGGAGTTTATCGCTAGGACAGGCGAAAGTTT from Helicobacter typhlonius includes these protein-coding regions:
- the hslU gene encoding HslU--HslV peptidase ATPase subunit; translated protein: MTPKEIVSYLDGYIIGQYEAKKAVAIALRNRYRRMKLDKEVQEEITPKNILMIGSTGVGKTEIARRMAKMMGLPFVKVEASKYTEVGFVGRDVESMVRDLVLASVNLVENEHRQKAQAQINDYIIEKITQKLLPPLPSGASDAKKSEYDISFAKMKQRVIKGEVDDLMIEVEISKKQNISDDNLPPDMVKMQESIFKVLNVTQDKVKKEMSVKEAKEALTNEATESVLDTENIRSEGLRRAEQSGVIFIDEIDKVALGHKDSSRQDPSKEGVQRDLLPIVEGSVVNTKYGQIKTDYILFIAAGAFHFSKPSDLIPELQGRFPLRVELSTLDEESLYRILTQTKSSLLRQYQLLLDTEDICLEFSDEAIRELARLSHNANERTEDIGARRLHTTIERVLEDISFDVDKYRGKEVEISGEMVREALADLVENVDLARYIL
- the hslV gene encoding ATP-dependent protease subunit HslV: MFEATTILGFRGEYNGKQCAIIGGDGQVTFGNCVLKGNATKIRTLYNGQILSGFAGSTADAFSLFDTFERILEGRKGDLVRSVMEFAKQWRSDKYLRKLEAMMIVLNKEHIFILSGSGDVVEPEDGQIAAIGSGGNYALSAARALNAHSNLAPKELVEQSLRIAGEICIYTNTQIKILEL
- a CDS encoding L,D-transpeptidase Cds6 family protein, which encodes MNALVKWLLCVAVGFSSVFGIDAQMLKLVNEYKKNGIGAVEGILEEYLLNKEYWAEYLKDNSTEYGYFEDMKFLFVSNKSMPSLTLYELQNAKLKELGTSSALVAKGKGNKKKEGDLTTPIGSYDLNARLTGLDQYYGPLAFATSYPNVYDRSLKKTGGGIWIHGLPLNGDREELNTRGCIAIDNEILKKYDKLIDWQKTMLITYEDKFKPTNTDELAIVLSSLYQWKNVWQKSDLQTYLSFYDEQNFYRPDGMSFKAFKEHKRLIFAKNESKSIHISHINVSIYPNEEHRNMYRISFMQDYKAFLNGKPSFNSNGKKDMYVVVENGKMKILSER
- the rplI gene encoding 50S ribosomal protein L9; this translates as MKVLLLENVQGCGKKGEIVEVKDGYGQNFLIAKGKAQRATNEVINKYKAQIKKQQEIEALEIAELKQLKQSIESLKLTLHKKVGANDTLFGSITKDEIAVVLSEHKIEIDKKHIDIPQAIKHTGEFEVQVKLGHSINATLKLTIKSIKE
- a CDS encoding YgjP family zinc-dependent metalloprotease, which gives rise to MLNILQKTYPNALSIHIQHKNIAYPRIVIKNNLSMYVRVPLHFSHTRLLDFVMNNHLWIESTLHKLKNNRINLQTCLENHNNQILIFGKWYKLHQIHTLSPQALNLSPNTLDSIPKTSSLQARLKALLFAYIGIKVDSQAMLMGLEYRSVKITQALSRFGSCSGKNRLCFSFMLIFAKQTLIDYVIIHELAHIVHKNHSKAFWNLVIQYCPDAKILRENLRQEARIYPALLQYLKELE
- the era gene encoding GTPase Era is translated as MESTHTSKPTLEPLPKHKAQDSHTRAGFVATLGRPNAGKSTLLNALLGERIALVSHKANATRKQMQMIVPYPPLHAQIVFVDTPGIHHNEKLLNQYMLSQALKAMGDCDLALYLAPVSDEVAHYEEFLRLSGGLAHILLLTKSDTCSKEQLLLKIAQYQAYDTYFLELIPISVKKGFDRDYILRQVAMHLPFAPFFYDEELLTPVNLKEIYKEMIRESLFENLSDEIPYEADVLIKSFKENQKLDRIHAHIIVEKHSQKAVVIGKEGSSIKRIGIGAREKMQVFSGKNVFLQLDVVVQKGWSKQKDVLKKIGYDFNE